The DNA region GTAGCAAACTTTTTAGCACCCTCATCCTCAAACCCATAACGACCATTAAGTTCATCCCATAAATCTTTAGCACAAGTAAAATGACAATAATTATCAAACAACTTGTTAGATAAGCCACACTTAATAGTATGAAcacataatttatttgttttttcccaCTTTGCTATATTTTTAAGATCATCTTCGGGTTTAGGCTCATAAAGAACCCGATCAATTTCGATAAATTCCAAGATGGGCAAAACCCTTTCTTTCCAACGCTTAAAATTATTTCCATCAAAAGCCTCAAGTTTTGTAATTTCCAAAATGACCTTAAGA from Castanea sativa cultivar Marrone di Chiusa Pesio chromosome 6, ASM4071231v1 includes:
- the LOC142639468 gene encoding uncharacterized protein LOC142639468, with the protein product MKKQVVDSLKVILEITKLEAFDGNNFKRWKERVLPILEFIEIDRVLYEPKPEDDLKNIAKWEKTNKLCVHTIKCGLSNKLFDNYCHFTCAKDLWDELNGRYGFEDEGAKKFATAKFMLFQMVEEKSVSSQIEDFQKLVSDLAKEDDVLPERFVAHGLVFKLPDCWKEYKHRYSHHRTYLNLQ